A single Ignavibacteriales bacterium DNA region contains:
- the cas7p gene encoding type I-PGING CRISPR-associated protein Cas7/Csp1 produces the protein MKTIKGILISSVVPMANHIANGGEKLLGNASSIKRRPDNRVYISGQMQRHVLFRTMELLNFEDGNRGTTYVSNGDGVTNMVERDLRADMGGFLHTSLGSYSGRRTAPLTATPAVSLGESEVGRDLLIRLKVKKDSGADQALATKEYSQADDMLMNFHLDLINLSISKKFEYAGEKDGMHIETKYVKHCSEEERLRRVKLFINSTRYMLHYANQARNAVQGEPQKVLIVLDTLLSRKAIRFFEAEEQEKQNILAELTDRGALWFLGDDTGKTPDASSVLTAYTEALKFLTSSECQIFDITTGAAPVAFAEAFKE, from the coding sequence ATGAAGACAATTAAAGGAATCCTTATCTCATCCGTAGTTCCAATGGCAAATCATATTGCTAATGGCGGTGAAAAACTGCTTGGCAATGCCTCGTCAATAAAAAGAAGACCTGATAACAGAGTTTATATTTCTGGGCAGATGCAGCGTCATGTTTTGTTCCGTACAATGGAACTACTTAATTTTGAAGATGGTAACCGGGGCACTACCTATGTATCAAACGGTGACGGCGTAACCAATATGGTAGAACGCGATCTTAGGGCTGATATGGGTGGCTTCCTGCATACATCACTTGGCAGCTACTCCGGAAGAAGAACCGCACCACTTACGGCAACTCCGGCAGTTTCACTTGGCGAAAGTGAAGTAGGGCGGGATCTTCTTATCCGTCTGAAGGTTAAAAAAGATTCCGGTGCTGATCAGGCATTAGCCACTAAGGAGTATTCACAGGCAGACGACATGTTAATGAATTTCCATCTTGATCTTATTAATCTGAGCATCTCCAAAAAGTTTGAATATGCAGGTGAAAAAGACGGAATGCATATAGAAACAAAATATGTTAAACATTGTAGTGAAGAAGAACGACTGCGACGCGTAAAATTGTTCATTAACTCAACTCGCTATATGCTTCATTATGCAAATCAGGCACGAAATGCCGTTCAGGGTGAACCGCAGAAAGTGCTTATCGTACTTGATACTTTATTAAGCAGAAAAGCAATCAGATTCTTTGAAGCTGAAGAACAAGAAAAGCAAAACATATTGGCAGAATTAACCGACCGAGGTGCATTATGGTTTCTTGGTGATGATACAGGCAAGACTCCTGATGCTTCCAGTGTGCTAACTGCATATACAGAAGCACTTAAATTTTTAACGAGCTCTGAATGTCAGATCTTTGATATAACCACTGGTGCTGCACCCGTAGCGTTTGCGGAGGCGTTTAAAGAATAA
- the cas3 gene encoding CRISPR-associated helicase Cas3', producing MYLAKPTGITLKEHTAHVMEEAEYILSACPFYEEKYFAFTGVPLREMLFNAVKYHDAGKMHDKWQKACQQDYLLFKQSGVDKAVNLMKANLRHEFASIDYCRIKNISLSDEVTVAIAAHHRKLSRYYQSRLEREGWTDIFNQILRLNNRELSRNDNIFNDIIKKKFRFSAVRALLQLADHRASAKEGGINVLPLTKFSYKFPHPEMNQVQKLALEGASQLLTLLRAPTGAGKTDAAFLWGSKLIENKLADRVVIALPTRFTANSMAVGAAEKLSSTGLYHSTSDMFLNDKNLRSLSRLLMTPVTITTIDHLLIALTGTEEDHHTIFYNLANAALVIDEADFYDSFTQANILTLLQALSVLKVPVLVMSATLPEVSQKFYQVEGNQLPQILNDSFDESRIKCTISKIEEEEAITYALNQIKSSGKKIIFFANTIDRALNYYKAIEEQGFNAILYHSRFTEPDKKEKESLLLNAFGPESKADAVRIAILTQIGEMSVNISSDIMFSDICPGDRMVQRIGRLKRFSKEPGELFYIEPKDKNGEFYPAPYGEFNRASKAWIPALALQKTLTLIEQRSYTFKQLLELVNRIYSELPDCDATALANKNLYYSLICNNNIVLPAADADEDNATAGDWKSRQGIDQVKVFINLNGQFEFANRYDFYQFEFENTVQIPIYLKHKLIKDNLLGKEKVIIRSDEQEINILTARFQDYSFEKGFMPSADNDTFL from the coding sequence ATGTATCTGGCAAAACCAACAGGCATAACTCTTAAAGAGCATACCGCTCATGTAATGGAGGAGGCGGAGTATATTCTCTCCGCCTGCCCATTCTATGAAGAAAAGTATTTTGCTTTCACTGGCGTCCCACTGAGAGAGATGTTGTTTAATGCGGTTAAATATCATGATGCAGGCAAAATGCATGACAAATGGCAGAAGGCCTGTCAGCAAGATTATTTGCTGTTTAAACAATCTGGAGTTGATAAAGCTGTAAACCTGATGAAGGCAAATCTTCGGCATGAGTTTGCATCAATTGACTATTGTAGAATTAAAAATATTTCATTAAGCGATGAAGTTACAGTTGCAATTGCTGCTCACCACCGTAAACTCAGCAGGTATTATCAAAGTAGGCTGGAACGAGAAGGTTGGACTGATATTTTTAATCAAATACTCCGGTTGAATAACCGTGAGTTAAGCAGAAATGATAATATTTTTAATGATATCATCAAGAAAAAATTTCGTTTTTCAGCAGTTCGTGCATTGCTGCAGCTCGCAGATCACCGCGCCAGTGCTAAAGAGGGGGGTATTAATGTTCTGCCGTTAACCAAATTTTCCTACAAATTCCCTCATCCCGAGATGAATCAGGTGCAGAAACTGGCTTTAGAAGGCGCCTCTCAGCTATTGACTCTGCTAAGAGCACCCACAGGTGCAGGAAAAACCGATGCAGCATTTTTATGGGGAAGCAAATTAATTGAGAATAAACTTGCTGACAGAGTGGTGATAGCCCTCCCCACAAGATTCACTGCCAACTCCATGGCAGTGGGCGCAGCGGAAAAACTAAGCAGCACTGGACTTTATCATTCTACCTCTGATATGTTTTTGAATGATAAAAATCTCAGGTCATTATCAAGATTACTAATGACCCCGGTTACTATTACAACTATAGATCATTTGCTGATAGCTCTTACAGGTACTGAGGAAGATCATCATACAATTTTTTACAATCTTGCAAATGCGGCATTAGTTATTGACGAGGCAGATTTTTATGATTCATTTACTCAGGCAAATATTCTAACTCTCTTGCAGGCACTTTCCGTGCTCAAAGTTCCGGTATTGGTAATGAGTGCGACACTGCCCGAGGTATCACAAAAATTTTATCAGGTGGAAGGGAACCAGCTCCCTCAGATTCTTAATGATTCATTTGATGAATCAAGAATTAAGTGCACCATCAGTAAAATTGAAGAGGAAGAAGCAATCACTTATGCACTTAATCAAATAAAGTCCAGTGGTAAAAAAATAATTTTTTTCGCTAATACCATTGACCGGGCTCTTAATTACTATAAAGCAATAGAGGAGCAAGGATTTAATGCCATATTATATCACAGCAGATTCACAGAACCCGACAAGAAAGAAAAAGAGTCACTCCTTTTGAATGCATTTGGACCTGAGAGCAAAGCCGATGCAGTCAGAATTGCAATACTTACCCAAATAGGTGAAATGAGTGTAAATATCAGCAGTGACATAATGTTTTCAGATATCTGTCCGGGTGATAGAATGGTTCAAAGAATTGGCAGACTAAAGAGATTTAGTAAAGAACCAGGTGAACTTTTTTATATTGAACCTAAAGATAAAAATGGTGAGTTTTATCCAGCGCCTTATGGCGAGTTTAACAGAGCCAGCAAAGCATGGATACCAGCATTAGCCCTGCAAAAAACCCTGACACTAATAGAGCAGAGGTCATATACCTTTAAACAGCTTCTGGAATTAGTGAATAGAATTTATTCTGAACTGCCTGATTGTGATGCAACTGCTCTTGCCAATAAAAATTTATACTATTCACTAATCTGTAATAATAATATTGTGTTGCCGGCAGCGGATGCTGACGAAGACAACGCAACTGCCGGTGACTGGAAGAGCCGTCAAGGTATTGACCAGGTTAAAGTTTTTATTAATCTTAATGGTCAATTTGAGTTTGCAAACCGTTATGATTTTTATCAATTTGAATTTGAAAACACCGTGCAGATTCCTATTTACTTAAAACACAAGCTCATAAAAGACAATCTATTGGGAAAAGAAAAGGTAATCATTCGCTCTGATGAACAGGAGATAAATATACTTACTGCCCGCTTTCAGGATTATT